From Megalobrama amblycephala isolate DHTTF-2021 linkage group LG24, ASM1881202v1, whole genome shotgun sequence, the proteins below share one genomic window:
- the LOC125259772 gene encoding antiviral innate immune response receptor RIG-I-like isoform X2, with the protein MYELEKENLRRLSDNIARFLQPSLIKTFMTAYFDKETVEKILSTEETLSVTKAAQMLLDQMCYLEKVGWFQEFLDILYASEYTGLHKAIKEWNFSELEELDEHRKLLERIEPSFTKLIKPSELLAYMNDCLNIREREEIKAVESHRGYIAASQKLVDSLLRSDKHNWFKVLKIALDACRFDQALELLESNVCPADGGGTAAKGCGSDGEAEAMTTETTTTVCFEFREEPESEDMLMSANNMTPTETPSKFTGEHDRSGEIKLREYQKELTAAAVQGQNTIICAPTGCGKTIVALAICEYHLKQSPGRAKIVFLATKVDVYEQQYKLFMKHFSRTDPSIRVTGMCGDMNLSVQWLVENHDIVVMTAQILVNALQSGEVPSLEVLSLILLDECHNTTGKHPYNNIMTRYLDTKLTSSTHSLPQIVGLTASVGIGSFKNRPEAENNILQLCANLDTRVITTVKTQLDELKTYVHTPEKEFFEVPKHTYDPFIRIIKNIMSNIEQLAQRAFNIESLSNIQNREYGSQKYEQWIVSVQKSCRVIQMKDTDEERRICRELYNYTEHLRKYNDALIINEDARTKDALDYLDGFFEQVRNAGYDETERKLTALYDSQRPQLLHLATEGQQNPKLEELKFILEEEYHNNEETRTVLFVKTRALADAMKKWIDDTDSLKFLKPGVLIGKGRKSNFTGSVMTLTSKKGVLDSFKSTDQNSDQSKILIATSVADEGIDIPQCNLVLMYEYVGNVVKMVQVRGRGRAQGSRCFLISSSKECIEKERINMIKEKIVEEAIVQLQSHPAELSNKVDVLQREDKARRDHVSASPEKPKTRGSYQLLCGKCKKFACFSDDLRVVQESHHIALDRSMFERCITVPHKNPKTFQGFSKKEKMLCAECKRDWGLIASYLAIQDLPLLKIESFVVQNCETRQQFYFRKWRDVTFAIREFDMTEITPQTWPMRD; encoded by the exons ATGTACGAGCTGGAAAAGGAGAATTTGCGGCGCTTGAGCGATAATATCGCGCGGTTTTTACAACCGTCACTTATCAAAACCTTCATGACGGCGTACTTTGATAAAG AGACAGTGGAAAAGATTCTCTCTACAGAGGAGACTTTGTCTGTGACCAAAGCTGCCCAGATGCTGCTGGACCAGATGTGTTATCTGGAAAAAGTGGGCTGGTTTCAGGAATTTCTGGACATCCTGTATGCCTCAG AATATACTGGTCTGCACAAGGCCATTAAGGAGTGGAACTTCAGTGAGTTAGAGGAACTGGATGAGCACCGGAAGCTTCTTGAGAGAATCGAACCATCATTCACCAAACTCATAAAGCCCAGCGAGCTGCTCGCGTACATGAACGACTGTCTCAACATCAGAGAGCGTGAAGAGATCAAAGCG GTGGAAAGCCATCGCGGTTATATAGCTGCCAGTCAGAAACTAGTGGACAGTCTCCTGCGCTCAGATAAACACAACTGGTTTAAGGTGCTGAAGATTGCGCTGGATGCCTGCAGATTCGATCAGGCACTGGAGCTGCTGGAGTCCA atgtaTGTCCTGCAGATGGAGGTGGTACGGCTGCGAAGGGATGCGGATCGgacggggaggcggaagccatgaCAACAGAAACCACGACGACAGTGTGTTTTGAGTTCAGAGAGGAGCCTGAGAGTGAAGATATGCTGATGAGCGCAAACAACATGACTCCCACAGAGACACCCAGCAAGTTCACAG GGGAACATGATCGTTCAGGTGAGATTAAGCTGAGGGAATATCAGAAGGAGCTGACGGCTGCTGCTGTCCAGGGGCAAAACACCATCATCTGTGCCCCTACAG GATGTGGAAAAACAATTGTGGCCTTGGCCATCTGTGAATACCACCTGAAACAGAGTCCTGGACGGGCAAAGATTGTGTTCTTGGCAACTAAGGTCGACGTCTATGAACAACAGTACAAGCTTTTCATGAAACACTTTTCCCGCACCGATCCCAGCATCAG GGTGACGGGTATGTGCGGTGATATGAATCTGTCCGTGCAGTGGCTGGTAGAGAATCATGATATCGTTGTGATGACGGCTCAGATCCTGGTGAACGCACTGCAGAGCGGAGAGGTGCCGTCACTGGAGGTGCTGTCTCTCATCCTGCTGGACGAGTGTCACAACACGACTGGAAAACACCCATACAACAACATCATGACCCGCTACCTGGACACCAAACTCACCTCCAGCACACACTCACTGCCACAG ATTGTGGGCCTGACGGCGTCGGTTGGCATCGGTTCATTCAAGAACAGGCCGGAGGCGGAGAACAATATCTTACAGCTCTGTGCCAACCTGGACACCAGGGTCATCACCACGGTTAAGACACAACTGGATGAGCTCAAGACGTACGTGCACACACCTGAGAAAG AATTTTTTGAGGTTCCCAAGCACACGTATGACCCCTTCATCAGAATAATCAAAAACATCATGAGTAACATCGAGCAGCTGGCGCAGAGGGCCTTCAACATCG AGAGCCTGTCAAACATCCAGAACCGCGAGTACGGCTCTCAGAAATATGAGCAGTGGATCGTCTCAGTTCAGAAGAGCTGCAGAGTCATACAGATGAAGGACACCGACGAGGAGAGACGAATCTGCAGAGAACTCTACAACTACACCGAACACCTGCGG aaatataaCGATGCTCTGATCATTAATGAGGACGCCCGCACTAAAGATGCTCTCGATTATCTGGACGGGTTTTTTGAGCAGGTCCGAAACGCCGGCTACGATGAGACTGAGAGGAAACTCACTGCGCTCTACGACA GTCAGCGGCCGCAGTTGCTACATTTGGCCACCGAGGGGCAGCAGAACCCTAAACTAGAGGAGCTGAAGTTCATCCTGGAGGAAGAGTATCACAACAATGAAGAGACGCGCACCGTCCTGTTCGTTAAGACACGTGCCCTCGCTGAC GCCATGAAGAAATGGATTGATGACACCGATTCCCTGAAGTTCCTGAAGCCTGGAGTTCTGATAGGAAAAGGACGAAAATCCAACTTTACCGGCTCAG TAATGACGCTGACCAGTAAGAAGGGGGTTTTGGACTCTTTTAAGAGCACAGATCAGAACTCGGATCAGAGTAAGATACTCATCGCCACATCAGTCGCTGATGAAGGTATCGATATCCCACAGTGCAACCTGGTTCTGATGTATGAATATGTGGGTAACGTGGTGAAGATGGTGCAAGTTCGAG gtcgCGGTCGTGCGCAGGGCAGCCGGTGTTTCCTGATCTCCAGTAGTAAGGAATGCATTGAGAAGGAGCGCATAAACATGATTAAGGAGAAAATCGTGGAGGAGGCCATCGTCCAACTGCAGAGCCACCCCGCTGAACTCAGTAACAAG gtggATGTGTTGCAGAGAGAAGATAAAGCCCGGAGGGATCACGTCAGCGCCAGTCCCGAAAAACCCAAAACACGCGGCAGCTACCAGCTCCTCTGCGGCAAGTGCAAGAAGTTTGCTTGCTTTAGTGACGACCTCAGAGTCGTGCAG GAGTCTCATCACATCGCTCTGGATCGCTCCATGTTTGAACGCTGTATAACTGTTCCTCATAAGAACCCAAAAACCTTCCAAGGCTTCAGtaagaaagagaagatgctCTGTGCCGAGTGCAAACGCGACTGGGGCCTCATCGCCTCTTACCTCGCGATCCAG GATCTGCCGCTGTTAAAGATCGAGAGTTTCGTGGTGCAGAATTGCGAAACTCGCCAGCAGTTTTACTTCAGGAAATGGCGTGACGTGACATTTGCCATCCGAGAGTTTGACATGACGGAGATCACGCCTCAAACATGGCCGATGAGAGACTGA
- the LOC125260569 gene encoding CXXC-type zinc finger protein 4 yields MANMSSSVCMETPHAHGHTHGHTHNYNPTPGRDFPLQIDSCVNPVLDYSAQMERYRSFATFYKNSTAAAAAAAATPFPQTAKIARIATPLFPSARLSAMPPWPCDNAMLWGRKPASVNVNGPHTHRTGMSRAEQVNVHMSAKHIPQDSALPMGADNFLSPLAAEQCRGLPVTGAECMNRLKCPPSVPPGGAGEPDRGGTFGGMPPLGGLSLPPGVIVMTTLHSGAGSSGVTMSDSAFQIANVAADCQHSGSSCSGSPAALNGNANGSCSSGSSNGSGAAKRKRKRCGVCAPCRRLINCGVCSSCRNRKTGHQICKFRKCEELKKKPGSTMERAPSAGAADTFRWFF; encoded by the exons ATGGCGAACATGAGCAGTAGTGTGTGCATGGAAACTCCACACGCTCATGGCCACACCCACGGCCACACCCACAACTACAACCCCACCCCCGGGCGGGACTTTCCTCTGCAGATCGACTCATGCGTGAACCCTGTGTTGGACTACAGTGCACAGATGGAGCGGTACCGCTCTTTTGCCACCTTCTATAAGAACAGCACGGCTGCCGCTGCCGCTGCCGCTGCCACCCCGTTTCCTCAGACCGCCAAAATCGCCCGTATCGCCACGCCCCTCTTCCCCTCAGCCCGTCTATCGGCGATGCCGCCCTGGCCCTGCGACAACGCCATGCTCTGGGGGCGAAAGCCCGCCTCGGTTAACGTTAACGGACCTCACACACATCGGACTGGCATGTCAAGGGCGGAGCAGGTGAACGTGCACATGTCCGCCAAACACATTCCACAAGACTCCGCCCTCCCGATGGGGGCTGACAACTTCCTGTCGCCGCTCGCCGCGGAGCAGTGTCGCGGTCTTCCCGTAACGGGGGCCGAGTGCATGAACCGACTGAAGTGCCCGCCATCTGTGCCGCCCGGCGGAGCTGGAGAGCCAGACCGAGGCGGGACGTTCGGAGGGATGCCACCACTGGGGGGTCTGTCGCTGCCACCGGGGGTCATCGTTATGACAACGCTTCACTCCGGTGCAGGGTCATCAGGGGTTACAATGTCAGACAGCGCATTTCAGATCGCCAACGTGGCGGCGGACTGCCAGCACAGCGGCTCGTCTTGCTCCGGCTCACCCGCCGCTCTTAATGGAAACGCAAACGGCAGTTGCAGCAGCGGCAGCAGCAACGGTAGCGGAGCGGCCAAACGCAAGCGCAAGCGCTGCGGCGTCTGCGCCCCCTGCAGGAGGCTCATTAACTGCGGCGTGTGCAGCTCCTGTCGAAACAGAAAGACGGGTCATCAGATCTGCAAGTTCAGAAAGTGTGAAGAACTCAAGAAGAAGCCGGGCAGCACGATGGAG AGAGCACCATCGGCAGGAGCCGCCGACACCTTCCGCTGGTTCTTCTGA
- the LOC125259772 gene encoding antiviral innate immune response receptor RIG-I-like isoform X3 — translation MYELEKENLRRLSDNIARFLQPSLIKTFMTAYFDKETVEKILSTEETLSVTKAAQMLLDQMCYLEKVGWFQEFLDILYASEYTGLHKAIKEWNFSELEELDEHRKLLERIEPSFTKLIKPSELLAYMNDCLNIREREEIKAVESHRGYIAASQKLVDSLLRSDKHNWFKVLKIALDACRFDQALELLESNGGGTAAKGCGSDGEAEAMTTETTTTVCFEFREEPESEDMLMSANNMTPTETPSKFTGEHDRSGEIKLREYQKELTAAAVQGQNTIICAPTGCGKTIVALAICEYHLKQSPGRAKIVFLATKVDVYEQQYKLFMKHFSRTDPSIRVTGMCGDMNLSVQWLVENHDIVVMTAQILVNALQSGEVPSLEVLSLILLDECHNTTGKHPYNNIMTRYLDTKLTSSTHSLPQIVGLTASVGIGSFKNRPEAENNILQLCANLDTRVITTVKTQLDELKTYVHTPEKEFFEVPKHTYDPFIRIIKNIMSNIEQLAQRAFNIESLSNIQNREYGSQKYEQWIVSVQKSCRVIQMKDTDEERRICRELYNYTEHLRKYNDALIINEDARTKDALDYLDGFFEQVRNAGYDETERKLTALYDSQRPQLLHLATEGQQNPKLEELKFILEEEYHNNEETRTVLFVKTRALADAMKKWIDDTDSLKFLKPGVLIGKGRKSNFTGSVMTLTSKKGVLDSFKSTDQNSDQSKILIATSVADEGIDIPQCNLVLMYEYVGNVVKMVQVRGRGRAQGSRCFLISSSKECIEKERINMIKEKIVEEAIVQLQSHPAELSNKVDVLQREDKARRDHVSASPEKPKTRGSYQLLCGKCKKFACFSDDLRVVQESHHIALDRSMFERCITVPHKNPKTFQGFSKKEKMLCAECKRDWGLIASYLAIQDLPLLKIESFVVQNCETRQQFYFRKWRDVTFAIREFDMTEITPQTWPMRD, via the exons ATGTACGAGCTGGAAAAGGAGAATTTGCGGCGCTTGAGCGATAATATCGCGCGGTTTTTACAACCGTCACTTATCAAAACCTTCATGACGGCGTACTTTGATAAAG AGACAGTGGAAAAGATTCTCTCTACAGAGGAGACTTTGTCTGTGACCAAAGCTGCCCAGATGCTGCTGGACCAGATGTGTTATCTGGAAAAAGTGGGCTGGTTTCAGGAATTTCTGGACATCCTGTATGCCTCAG AATATACTGGTCTGCACAAGGCCATTAAGGAGTGGAACTTCAGTGAGTTAGAGGAACTGGATGAGCACCGGAAGCTTCTTGAGAGAATCGAACCATCATTCACCAAACTCATAAAGCCCAGCGAGCTGCTCGCGTACATGAACGACTGTCTCAACATCAGAGAGCGTGAAGAGATCAAAGCG GTGGAAAGCCATCGCGGTTATATAGCTGCCAGTCAGAAACTAGTGGACAGTCTCCTGCGCTCAGATAAACACAACTGGTTTAAGGTGCTGAAGATTGCGCTGGATGCCTGCAGATTCGATCAGGCACTGGAGCTGCTGGAGTCCA ATGGAGGTGGTACGGCTGCGAAGGGATGCGGATCGgacggggaggcggaagccatgaCAACAGAAACCACGACGACAGTGTGTTTTGAGTTCAGAGAGGAGCCTGAGAGTGAAGATATGCTGATGAGCGCAAACAACATGACTCCCACAGAGACACCCAGCAAGTTCACAG GGGAACATGATCGTTCAGGTGAGATTAAGCTGAGGGAATATCAGAAGGAGCTGACGGCTGCTGCTGTCCAGGGGCAAAACACCATCATCTGTGCCCCTACAG GATGTGGAAAAACAATTGTGGCCTTGGCCATCTGTGAATACCACCTGAAACAGAGTCCTGGACGGGCAAAGATTGTGTTCTTGGCAACTAAGGTCGACGTCTATGAACAACAGTACAAGCTTTTCATGAAACACTTTTCCCGCACCGATCCCAGCATCAG GGTGACGGGTATGTGCGGTGATATGAATCTGTCCGTGCAGTGGCTGGTAGAGAATCATGATATCGTTGTGATGACGGCTCAGATCCTGGTGAACGCACTGCAGAGCGGAGAGGTGCCGTCACTGGAGGTGCTGTCTCTCATCCTGCTGGACGAGTGTCACAACACGACTGGAAAACACCCATACAACAACATCATGACCCGCTACCTGGACACCAAACTCACCTCCAGCACACACTCACTGCCACAG ATTGTGGGCCTGACGGCGTCGGTTGGCATCGGTTCATTCAAGAACAGGCCGGAGGCGGAGAACAATATCTTACAGCTCTGTGCCAACCTGGACACCAGGGTCATCACCACGGTTAAGACACAACTGGATGAGCTCAAGACGTACGTGCACACACCTGAGAAAG AATTTTTTGAGGTTCCCAAGCACACGTATGACCCCTTCATCAGAATAATCAAAAACATCATGAGTAACATCGAGCAGCTGGCGCAGAGGGCCTTCAACATCG AGAGCCTGTCAAACATCCAGAACCGCGAGTACGGCTCTCAGAAATATGAGCAGTGGATCGTCTCAGTTCAGAAGAGCTGCAGAGTCATACAGATGAAGGACACCGACGAGGAGAGACGAATCTGCAGAGAACTCTACAACTACACCGAACACCTGCGG aaatataaCGATGCTCTGATCATTAATGAGGACGCCCGCACTAAAGATGCTCTCGATTATCTGGACGGGTTTTTTGAGCAGGTCCGAAACGCCGGCTACGATGAGACTGAGAGGAAACTCACTGCGCTCTACGACA GTCAGCGGCCGCAGTTGCTACATTTGGCCACCGAGGGGCAGCAGAACCCTAAACTAGAGGAGCTGAAGTTCATCCTGGAGGAAGAGTATCACAACAATGAAGAGACGCGCACCGTCCTGTTCGTTAAGACACGTGCCCTCGCTGAC GCCATGAAGAAATGGATTGATGACACCGATTCCCTGAAGTTCCTGAAGCCTGGAGTTCTGATAGGAAAAGGACGAAAATCCAACTTTACCGGCTCAG TAATGACGCTGACCAGTAAGAAGGGGGTTTTGGACTCTTTTAAGAGCACAGATCAGAACTCGGATCAGAGTAAGATACTCATCGCCACATCAGTCGCTGATGAAGGTATCGATATCCCACAGTGCAACCTGGTTCTGATGTATGAATATGTGGGTAACGTGGTGAAGATGGTGCAAGTTCGAG gtcgCGGTCGTGCGCAGGGCAGCCGGTGTTTCCTGATCTCCAGTAGTAAGGAATGCATTGAGAAGGAGCGCATAAACATGATTAAGGAGAAAATCGTGGAGGAGGCCATCGTCCAACTGCAGAGCCACCCCGCTGAACTCAGTAACAAG gtggATGTGTTGCAGAGAGAAGATAAAGCCCGGAGGGATCACGTCAGCGCCAGTCCCGAAAAACCCAAAACACGCGGCAGCTACCAGCTCCTCTGCGGCAAGTGCAAGAAGTTTGCTTGCTTTAGTGACGACCTCAGAGTCGTGCAG GAGTCTCATCACATCGCTCTGGATCGCTCCATGTTTGAACGCTGTATAACTGTTCCTCATAAGAACCCAAAAACCTTCCAAGGCTTCAGtaagaaagagaagatgctCTGTGCCGAGTGCAAACGCGACTGGGGCCTCATCGCCTCTTACCTCGCGATCCAG GATCTGCCGCTGTTAAAGATCGAGAGTTTCGTGGTGCAGAATTGCGAAACTCGCCAGCAGTTTTACTTCAGGAAATGGCGTGACGTGACATTTGCCATCCGAGAGTTTGACATGACGGAGATCACGCCTCAAACATGGCCGATGAGAGACTGA